The Nitrosopumilus cobalaminigenes genome contains a region encoding:
- a CDS encoding nucleotidyltransferase family protein, with product MKAVILAGGKGTRGKPYTEYFPKAMTPINGKPLIDYVVKYLKSFSFVNEVIIISDFEGLGGQIKNYYGNQKKITFVQDSQSGTGGDLLHIADKLKNESEFVLWFVDNLCAIDLKKMREFFKEKKSSACIATRTKRKEETGFATVENGIITEFKEKPVMKLQLSECLGIYMLGQDIIKRIKSKQKQKEINLSYDILQQLSKEGKISAFDIGEKEWMDAESPMVLERNEKTVKKIIKQMGF from the coding sequence GTGAAGGCTGTAATTCTTGCAGGCGGCAAGGGAACAAGAGGCAAACCATATACAGAATATTTTCCAAAAGCAATGACTCCTATCAATGGAAAGCCGTTGATAGATTATGTTGTAAAATATCTAAAATCATTTAGTTTTGTAAATGAAGTAATTATTATTTCAGATTTTGAGGGACTGGGAGGTCAAATCAAAAATTATTATGGAAATCAAAAAAAGATTACATTTGTTCAGGATTCTCAAAGTGGGACAGGTGGAGACTTGTTGCACATTGCAGATAAACTCAAAAATGAATCAGAGTTTGTTTTGTGGTTTGTAGATAACTTGTGTGCCATAGACCTTAAAAAAATGAGAGAATTTTTCAAAGAAAAAAAGAGTTCAGCATGTATTGCTACAAGAACAAAAAGAAAAGAAGAAACAGGATTTGCAACAGTTGAAAATGGGATAATTACAGAATTCAAAGAAAAACCAGTAATGAAACTACAGTTATCTGAATGTCTTGGAATCTACATGTTAGGACAAGACATCATTAAAAGAATCAAATCAAAACAAAAACAAAAAGAGATCAATCTATCTTATGATATTTTACAACAACTATCAAAAGAAGGAAAAATTAGTGCTTTTGATATTGGTGAAAAAGAATGGATGGATGCAGAATCTCCAATGGTTTTAGAAAGAAACGAAAAAACAGTAAAGAAGATTATAAAACAGATGGGATTTTAG
- the rpsI gene encoding 30S ribosomal protein S9 yields the protein MTTPKTEIYFATRKTASAHVYITKGKGKIRINNVPVEMIPQETAREVILAPLEITGDLRDKIDISVRVRGGGFMGQASAIATGISRALTGWTKSKKEPKDHPFPKSTREDLRKRITDFDKYLVSGDARRKEPKKFGGPGARRRKQKSYR from the coding sequence ATGACAACTCCAAAAACTGAAATCTATTTTGCAACAAGAAAAACAGCTAGTGCCCATGTTTACATTACCAAAGGTAAAGGAAAAATTAGAATTAACAACGTCCCAGTAGAAATGATTCCACAGGAAACTGCCCGTGAAGTTATTTTAGCACCTTTAGAAATTACTGGAGATTTGAGGGATAAAATCGATATTTCTGTAAGAGTAAGAGGTGGAGGTTTTATGGGTCAAGCCAGTGCCATAGCAACTGGAATTTCAAGAGCACTTACTGGATGGACTAAATCCAAGAAAGAGCCAAAAGATCATCCTTTCCCAAAATCAACTAGAGAAGACCTTAGAAAAAGAATCACTGATTTTGATAAATACCTAGTCAGTGGAGATGCCAGAAGAAAAGAACCAAAGAAGTTTGGCGGACCTGGTGCAAGAAGAAGAAAGCAGAAATCATACCGTTAG
- the rplM gene encoding 50S ribosomal protein L13, whose translation MANGRINKPKGAKQETVVRTDRPIVVDATNHIAGRLASNVAKLLIQGNRVSVVNCEKIMMSGARSNQIQEYREFLEINSIINYKHGPKHYRRPDTVMAKMIRQMLPFDRKPSGKEAFQRLRTYIGSPQEIKSLEKIQFEKALIRKTPSNYTALGELCRVIGWTE comes from the coding sequence TTGGCTAACGGAAGAATCAACAAACCAAAGGGAGCAAAACAAGAAACAGTTGTAAGAACTGACAGACCAATTGTAGTAGATGCAACTAACCATATTGCAGGTAGACTAGCATCCAATGTTGCAAAATTATTGATACAAGGAAACAGAGTATCAGTAGTTAACTGTGAAAAAATTATGATGAGCGGTGCAAGAAGCAACCAAATTCAAGAGTATAGAGAATTTTTAGAGATTAACAGTATTATCAATTACAAACACGGACCAAAACACTACAGAAGACCAGATACTGTAATGGCAAAGATGATTCGTCAAATGCTTCCTTTTGATAGAAAGCCATCAGGAAAAGAAGCATTCCAAAGACTAAGAACATACATTGGTTCACCTCAAGAAATTAAATCACTTGAAAAAATTCAATTTGAAAAAGCATTGATTAGAAAAACTCCATCAAACTATACAGCACTAGGAGAATTATGTAGGGTAATTGGGTGGACTGAATGA
- a CDS encoding 50S ribosomal protein L18e, with the protein MTSQVVIHMAKDLKKASTKNDAPIWGKLAEYALKPSIARRDLNLNRIGQLTKDNDTVVFPGKVLGTGNISHKITLFSFSISESAANKIIEKGGKIITHSDLIEQNPTGKGVVLLG; encoded by the coding sequence ATGACTAGTCAAGTCGTCATACACATGGCAAAAGATCTAAAGAAAGCATCTACAAAGAACGATGCACCAATTTGGGGCAAATTGGCCGAATATGCATTAAAACCATCTATTGCAAGAAGAGATCTTAATTTGAATAGAATTGGTCAGTTGACAAAAGATAATGATACAGTAGTTTTCCCAGGTAAGGTACTTGGAACAGGTAATATTTCTCACAAAATCACATTATTCTCATTTTCAATTTCAGAATCTGCAGCAAACAAAATCATTGAAAAAGGTGGAAAAATCATTACCCATTCAGATTTGATTGAACAAAACCCAACTGGAAAAGGAGTAGTTCTACTTGGCTAA
- a CDS encoding DNA-directed RNA polymerase subunit D → MSSLDVISKDNQKIAVKLTGIPLQYANALRRVCLNGVPTFAVDTVDIIENSSVLPDEGLAHRLGLIPITTDLSRFNEPSKCECQSETGCSNCKVMLVLDSGDSDVTRTVLSSELSSEDDSIKPTSDKIPIVQLAPGQRIKIECYARLGRGTEHAKWNAATISTLTDTDKEDVKVLTVESTGALNPEQIIISGVDEVSNRIGQFKEMIDQVEA, encoded by the coding sequence TTGTCATCCTTAGATGTAATTAGTAAAGATAATCAAAAAATTGCTGTAAAACTTACAGGTATTCCATTACAATATGCAAATGCATTAAGACGTGTATGCCTCAATGGCGTTCCAACATTTGCAGTAGATACTGTAGACATTATTGAGAATTCTTCAGTATTGCCAGATGAAGGATTGGCCCACAGATTAGGACTAATTCCAATAACTACAGATTTGTCTAGATTCAATGAACCTTCAAAATGTGAATGCCAAAGTGAAACAGGATGTTCAAATTGTAAAGTTATGCTAGTTTTAGATTCAGGGGATTCAGACGTTACAAGAACAGTTCTTTCAAGTGAACTGTCCTCTGAAGATGATTCAATTAAACCAACATCAGACAAAATTCCCATAGTCCAACTAGCACCAGGTCAAAGAATCAAAATTGAATGCTATGCAAGACTAGGTCGTGGAACAGAACACGCAAAATGGAATGCTGCAACAATTTCAACTCTTACTGATACTGACAAAGAGGATGTCAAAGTACTAACTGTAGAATCTACAGGAGCTCTCAATCCAGAACAAATCATTATTTCAGGAGTAGACGAGGTCAGCAATAGAATAGGTCAATTTAAAGAAATGATTGACCAAGTTGAAGCATAA
- a CDS encoding DUF6659 family protein produces the protein MDFDKLFSDVLNVDSSIRYAAIQNNAGKIITGGFRENINPILNDEDLQMMHHYASQRWQTRKNIEHKLGPAKYAMAEYNEIKRISFPIDERHLLMVTTEINTDHTNVISKILELINHSK, from the coding sequence ATGGATTTTGACAAGTTATTTTCTGATGTTCTAAATGTCGATTCTAGTATTCGCTATGCTGCAATTCAAAATAATGCTGGCAAAATAATTACTGGTGGTTTTCGAGAAAACATCAACCCGATTCTAAATGATGAAGATCTTCAAATGATGCACCATTATGCATCTCAGAGATGGCAAACCCGAAAAAATATTGAACATAAACTTGGTCCTGCAAAATATGCAATGGCCGAATATAATGAAATCAAAAGAATTTCATTTCCAATTGATGAAAGACACTTGCTAATGGTTACAACTGAAATAAACACAGATCACACAAATGTTATTTCAAAAATTCTTGAATTAATCAATCATTCAAAATAA
- a CDS encoding ribosome assembly factor SBDS, producing MVDVTLVRYSFEGEKFEIMVKPDPALDFKMGKKKDISAVLVSDEIYTDSGKGTRPSSEKLLKAFKTEDQTEIAQIILEKGDLNLTTDQRRKMVEDKKKQIVTFIAKTYVDPKTHLPHPPLRIEQAMKDGRVSVDPQKNAEEQVKDIVEKLRSIIALKTESLQLEITIPAQFASQSYAVLKSVGSLKSEEWQNNGSLKAILEIPAAARPNVIDRLGSITKGSASVEVVQ from the coding sequence ATGGTCGATGTAACATTAGTAAGATATTCCTTTGAAGGGGAAAAATTTGAGATTATGGTAAAGCCTGATCCTGCATTGGATTTCAAAATGGGAAAGAAAAAAGATATTTCCGCAGTTTTAGTTTCTGACGAAATTTACACTGATTCTGGAAAAGGTACTAGGCCTTCTTCTGAGAAATTACTCAAAGCTTTCAAAACTGAAGACCAGACTGAAATTGCTCAGATTATTCTAGAGAAAGGTGATCTAAATCTTACTACTGATCAAAGACGAAAAATGGTAGAAGACAAGAAAAAACAGATTGTTACGTTTATTGCCAAAACCTATGTGGATCCAAAAACTCACTTGCCTCACCCTCCGTTGAGAATTGAGCAAGCAATGAAAGATGGAAGAGTTTCAGTTGATCCTCAAAAAAATGCTGAAGAGCAGGTAAAAGATATTGTTGAAAAACTTCGTTCAATCATTGCCCTAAAAACAGAAAGCCTACAATTGGAAATTACTATTCCGGCACAATTTGCATCCCAATCATATGCAGTTCTAAAATCAGTAGGTTCTCTAAAATCTGAAGAATGGCAAAATAACGGTTCACTAAAAGCAATACTTGAAATACCCGCTGCGGCAAGGCCAAACGTGATAGACAGATTAGGTTCTATAACTAAGGGTTCAGCTTCAGTTGAGGTAGTTCAATAA
- the rrp4 gene encoding exosome complex RNA-binding protein Rrp4, protein MDNKRKYVIPGDVVTTGPFRPEQNVILDGDKIISTTIGISEIYDDSVKVIPLTGKYIPKINDLVIGKVISHTSLSWELDINSCYVGFLPAQDVFGRDFSAHADELSTKLKTGDLVAARIANFDRTRDPLVTISDRDLGAIDSGDLVKISPSKVPRLIGKRGSMIQMIEMATNAAVTIGQNGWVVVACETPEGLLKAKKAIEMINEKAHVANLTDQVKEMLEIKDDES, encoded by the coding sequence ATGGATAATAAAAGAAAATACGTTATTCCTGGCGATGTAGTAACTACAGGCCCATTTAGACCTGAACAAAATGTAATTCTTGATGGTGATAAGATAATTTCTACAACTATAGGAATTTCTGAAATTTATGATGATTCTGTTAAAGTAATCCCATTAACTGGAAAATATATTCCAAAAATTAATGATTTAGTAATTGGTAAAGTTATTTCCCATACTTCACTATCTTGGGAATTAGATATCAATTCATGCTATGTAGGATTTTTGCCTGCTCAAGATGTCTTTGGACGAGACTTTTCTGCTCATGCAGATGAACTATCCACCAAACTAAAAACTGGTGACTTGGTAGCTGCAAGAATAGCTAATTTTGATAGAACAAGAGATCCACTGGTGACAATTTCTGATAGAGATTTAGGTGCAATTGACTCTGGTGACTTGGTAAAAATCTCACCTAGTAAAGTCCCTAGATTGATTGGAAAACGCGGAAGCATGATCCAGATGATCGAAATGGCAACTAATGCTGCTGTGACTATTGGACAGAATGGTTGGGTAGTGGTGGCATGTGAGACTCCCGAGGGATTATTAAAGGCTAAAAAAGCAATTGAAATGATTAACGAAAAGGCACATGTTGCTAATTTGACTGATCAAGTGAAAGAAATGTTAGAAATAAAGGATGATGAATCATAA
- the rrp41 gene encoding exosome complex exonuclease Rrp41 codes for MGGRDATMVLLDENGIRCDGRKVDETRRVMIRAGGLKNADGSAYIEFGDNKILVGVFGPRDVHPKHMSNTDTGILRVRYHMEPFSVGERKNPAPSRREIEISKVIKEALEPAVMLEKFPRTAVDVFIEVLQADGGTRCAALTAASVALADAGIPMRDMVAAVAAGKVADTVILDVNNEEDQAGQADMPIGYMPSLGKITLLQLDGVLTPEEYKKCVDVGVKGCKDVYELQKKALKDKYFGNGGD; via the coding sequence ATGGGCGGAAGAGACGCAACAATGGTCCTATTGGACGAGAATGGTATTCGTTGTGATGGTCGTAAAGTAGACGAAACACGACGTGTCATGATTAGAGCTGGTGGACTAAAAAATGCCGATGGTTCTGCTTACATTGAATTTGGTGATAATAAAATTTTAGTTGGAGTTTTCGGTCCAAGAGATGTACATCCAAAACACATGTCAAACACTGACACTGGAATTTTAAGAGTTAGATATCACATGGAACCATTTTCTGTTGGTGAGAGAAAAAACCCTGCACCATCAAGAAGAGAAATTGAAATATCCAAAGTAATCAAAGAAGCATTAGAACCTGCAGTAATGTTGGAGAAATTTCCAAGAACTGCTGTTGATGTTTTCATTGAAGTTTTACAAGCAGATGGCGGAACTCGTTGTGCTGCACTTACAGCAGCATCTGTTGCATTAGCTGATGCTGGTATTCCAATGAGAGATATGGTTGCAGCCGTAGCAGCAGGAAAAGTTGCAGATACTGTAATTCTTGATGTTAACAATGAAGAAGACCAAGCAGGTCAAGCAGACATGCCAATAGGTTACATGCCAAGCCTTGGTAAAATTACATTATTACAATTAGATGGCGTTCTAACTCCTGAAGAATACAAGAAATGTGTCGACGTTGGAGTAAAAGGTTGTAAAGATGTTTACGAATTACAAAAGAAAGCACTCAAAGACAAATACTTTGGGAATGGAGGAGACTAA
- the rrp42 gene encoding exosome complex protein Rrp42: protein MTSVSVLDELKKAQILELLEQGKRVDGRALDEARELTIETNAIPKANGSARVRLGDTEVICGVKIQPDRPFPDTGDRGIFMCTAELLPLSHPTVETGPPQPPVIELARVTDRGIRESHMIDVSKLVILKDKSVVGVFADNVVVDQDGNLFDACSYAATAALLVAKTPKWDWVDEKPTLVEGEETPLPIETIPVSVTMGKIGNHIIVDPNGDEWASMDARVTITSDSDGNICALQKGGSDGFTQDEINQCGEISVKVGAKIREKLKAAQSGS, encoded by the coding sequence ATGACATCTGTATCTGTTCTAGATGAATTAAAGAAAGCACAAATCCTTGAACTATTAGAACAAGGAAAAAGAGTTGATGGACGTGCACTTGATGAAGCACGTGAACTTACTATTGAAACTAATGCAATTCCAAAAGCAAATGGTTCAGCAAGAGTCAGATTAGGTGACACTGAAGTTATTTGTGGAGTTAAAATTCAACCTGATAGACCTTTCCCAGATACTGGTGATAGAGGAATTTTCATGTGTACTGCTGAACTATTACCACTTTCACATCCAACTGTTGAAACTGGTCCTCCACAACCACCTGTCATTGAATTGGCAAGAGTTACTGATAGAGGAATCAGAGAAAGCCACATGATTGATGTTAGTAAATTAGTAATTCTAAAAGACAAATCCGTTGTTGGTGTATTTGCTGATAACGTTGTAGTTGATCAAGATGGAAATCTCTTTGATGCATGTTCTTATGCTGCTACTGCTGCATTACTTGTAGCCAAAACCCCGAAATGGGATTGGGTTGACGAGAAACCAACTCTAGTAGAAGGTGAAGAAACACCATTACCAATTGAAACTATTCCAGTATCTGTAACAATGGGAAAAATTGGCAATCATATCATCGTTGATCCAAATGGAGATGAATGGGCAAGTATGGATGCTCGTGTTACAATTACAAGTGATTCTGATGGAAATATTTGTGCTTTACAAAAAGGTGGTTCTGATGGATTTACCCAAGATGAAATTAATCAGTGTGGTGAAATCTCAGTCAAAGTAGGCGCAAAAATAAGAGAAAAATTAAAAGCAGCTCAATCAGGAAGTTAA
- a CDS encoding 50S ribosomal protein L37 produces MAKAKKSLKGLGARYGIKLRKQYTKIHLQLKEKRTCPECGSTSFSRDAVGIWSCKKCSYKVAGTAYDIKL; encoded by the coding sequence ATGGCAAAAGCAAAAAAATCTCTTAAAGGACTAGGTGCTCGTTACGGAATTAAACTTAGAAAACAATATACAAAAATTCACCTTCAATTAAAAGAAAAAAGAACATGTCCTGAATGTGGTTCCACATCATTTAGTCGTGATGCAGTAGGAATCTGGTCTTGCAAAAAATGCAGCTATAAGGTAGCCGGTACTGCATATGACATTAAACTTTAG
- a CDS encoding KEOPS complex subunit Pcc1, translating to MTLNFSAKITVDAKDKTKAIFESVNADNEFYPENPVKTKIAFDEKLTISVETDQLSHLRANLNSTLRLIQASDDTIESVKI from the coding sequence ATGACATTAAACTTTAGTGCAAAAATTACTGTCGACGCAAAAGACAAAACAAAAGCAATTTTCGAATCAGTAAATGCTGATAATGAGTTTTATCCAGAAAATCCTGTAAAAACCAAGATAGCCTTTGATGAAAAACTCACCATCTCAGTTGAAACTGATCAATTATCTCACCTTAGAGCAAATTTGAATTCCACACTTAGGTTGATTCAAGCCAGTGATGACACAATTGAATCGGTAAAGATATAA
- a CDS encoding prefoldin subunit beta, protein MSAGQMPPWLQEQIMKMQQSQQNLQSVMTQKQHLDIEKAETEKALEELKKVADGDAVFKQAGTVLIKSKKQELVDELEERIEMTKTRATVLEKQETRLKESLKEQETKITEMMKSGSGNAPPNSPPAEDNPRK, encoded by the coding sequence ATGTCAGCAGGACAAATGCCACCATGGCTTCAAGAACAAATTATGAAAATGCAACAATCTCAACAGAACCTCCAGTCTGTAATGACTCAAAAACAACATCTTGATATTGAAAAAGCAGAAACTGAAAAAGCTCTTGAAGAATTAAAAAAAGTAGCCGATGGTGATGCAGTGTTCAAACAAGCTGGTACTGTTTTGATTAAATCAAAAAAACAGGAATTAGTTGATGAGTTGGAAGAAAGAATTGAAATGACCAAAACACGTGCTACTGTTTTAGAAAAACAAGAAACACGACTCAAAGAATCTCTAAAAGAACAAGAAACAAAAATTACTGAAATGATGAAAAGTGGTTCTGGAAATGCTCCGCCAAATTCACCTCCTGCTGAAGACAATCCTAGAAAATAA
- a CDS encoding ERCC4 domain-containing protein, translating into MELKNLRIVVDERERKSGIPDLLKSIGLNIEMKTLPIGDYIVAPETIVERKSIRDLMASVFDGRLFDQCSRLKEHFEHPVVLMEGNVDEIEEITENPLIFYGAISSVVLDFQIPVIPTPSATHTAKLLVSMCSRKDVSKGPFLKKIKKSSDLEKQQLSVLCSLPGIGEKFAVRMLEKFGTPLKVFSATTADLAKVEGLGDARAKKIKKTLDTKSKYLKKSNQKTLHDS; encoded by the coding sequence GTGGAGTTAAAAAATCTTAGAATTGTTGTAGATGAAAGGGAGCGAAAAAGTGGAATTCCTGATTTACTAAAATCTATTGGATTAAACATTGAAATGAAAACACTTCCAATTGGTGATTATATTGTGGCTCCTGAAACTATAGTTGAGAGAAAAAGCATTCGAGATTTAATGGCATCTGTATTTGATGGACGCCTTTTTGATCAGTGCTCTAGACTAAAGGAGCATTTTGAGCATCCTGTAGTTCTCATGGAAGGAAACGTTGATGAAATTGAGGAAATAACTGAAAATCCCCTGATATTTTATGGCGCAATTTCTTCTGTTGTTCTTGATTTTCAAATTCCCGTGATTCCTACTCCAAGTGCAACTCATACTGCAAAATTACTTGTATCCATGTGTTCAAGAAAAGATGTTTCAAAGGGACCTTTTCTCAAAAAGATAAAGAAATCTTCAGATTTGGAAAAACAGCAACTGTCAGTTCTGTGTAGTTTACCTGGAATTGGGGAAAAATTTGCAGTTAGAATGCTTGAGAAATTTGGAACCCCGTTGAAAGTTTTTAGTGCAACAACTGCCGACTTGGCAAAAGTTGAAGGTCTTGGTGATGCTCGTGCCAAAAAAATCAAAAAAACTTTGGACACCAAAAGCAAATATCTAAAAAAATCAAATCAGAAAACACTACATGATTCCTAA
- a CDS encoding multicopper oxidase domain-containing protein — protein sequence MKQNTTMFVIVGVIIGFSIAFVAFIQSPEIQTTTAESSEIYPKFTNPNPKTLSYTLIAQDAKIEVSPGVQAKVWTYNGTVPAPTLRFSEGDDVTVKFVNETPYAHTIHFHGTHDSTNDGVFPQIMPGEEYTYHFVAHEAGMFMYHCHAFPTSEHVRMGMFGAMIIDPAIRPMEPAREYFFTLSEFDPNNALEYFTEFYPVNGYANQYMDNPIQVVSGELTRFYVMGVGGVLQSPFHVHSTIMKVYPSGILWNEPYFAQTHLIGNGDTAIIEATWDTPGKYLFHVHGIQEERGSMAIIEVLEDASSLSEIQTPSNNKGSYSMIEWQEDLIRTLEQPKLITYDNLGEAKVIDAPKIKTDKVIIVKDSWNPDVVESYDPTAIEIASGTTVTWTNEDFVIHTVTDDENTFDSGFIQAGKTWSNTFEKSGEYGYLCTLHPWMKGTVSVN from the coding sequence ATGAAGCAAAACACAACAATGTTTGTAATAGTGGGTGTAATCATTGGATTCAGTATTGCATTTGTAGCATTTATCCAATCTCCTGAAATTCAAACAACTACTGCAGAATCATCTGAGATTTATCCAAAATTTACAAATCCTAATCCTAAGACATTATCTTATACGTTAATTGCTCAAGATGCGAAAATTGAAGTATCTCCTGGCGTCCAAGCTAAAGTCTGGACGTACAACGGAACAGTCCCTGCACCAACTTTGAGATTTTCAGAAGGCGATGACGTTACTGTAAAATTTGTAAATGAAACTCCATATGCCCACACAATCCATTTTCATGGAACTCATGATTCTACAAATGATGGTGTTTTTCCACAGATAATGCCTGGTGAGGAATACACGTATCATTTTGTTGCACATGAAGCTGGCATGTTCATGTATCACTGTCATGCGTTTCCAACATCTGAACATGTGAGAATGGGAATGTTTGGTGCAATGATTATTGATCCTGCAATACGTCCAATGGAGCCTGCACGGGAATACTTTTTCACTCTAAGTGAGTTTGATCCTAATAATGCATTAGAATACTTTACAGAATTTTATCCAGTAAACGGATACGCAAACCAGTATATGGATAACCCAATACAAGTTGTTTCTGGGGAATTAACTAGATTCTATGTAATGGGAGTTGGTGGCGTATTGCAATCTCCTTTCCATGTGCACAGTACAATAATGAAAGTATATCCTTCAGGAATTTTATGGAATGAACCATACTTTGCACAGACACATCTAATTGGAAATGGTGACACTGCAATTATAGAGGCAACATGGGATACTCCAGGAAAATATCTATTCCATGTTCACGGTATTCAAGAAGAACGTGGCTCTATGGCAATAATTGAGGTGTTAGAAGATGCATCATCATTATCTGAAATTCAAACTCCTAGTAACAACAAAGGAAGTTATTCCATGATAGAGTGGCAAGAAGATTTGATAAGAACACTAGAGCAACCAAAACTAATCACATATGATAACTTGGGAGAAGCCAAAGTAATTGATGCACCAAAAATTAAAACAGACAAAGTAATAATTGTCAAGGATTCATGGAATCCTGACGTTGTAGAATCTTATGATCCTACTGCAATTGAGATTGCTTCAGGTACTACTGTAACTTGGACAAATGAAGACTTTGTTATACACACTGTTACAGATGATGAAAACACATTTGATTCAGGATTTATTCAAGCAGGAAAAACTTGGTCAAACACATTTGAAAAGTCTGGTGAATATGGTTATCTCTGTACTTTACATCCTTGGATGAAAGGAACTGTTAGTGTAAACTAG